A window of Triplophysa dalaica isolate WHDGS20190420 chromosome 7, ASM1584641v1, whole genome shotgun sequence contains these coding sequences:
- the med25 gene encoding mediator of RNA polymerase II transcription subunit 25 isoform X3, producing the protein MVTHMDPTSKSGLNQVSDVVFVIEGTANLGPYFESLRNNYILPTIEYFNGGPPAETDFGGDYGGTQYGLVVFSTVDCAPESYVQCHAPTSSAFEFVSWIDSIQFMGGGAESCSLIAEGLSVALQLFDDFKKMREQIGQTRKVCVLLCNSPPYLLPAVESVSYTGCTADSLVQIIRDRGIHFSVIAPRKLPALRSLFERASSITGPPESAHPDYSQDPFHMVLVRGIALPVGPGGGSGTVSLKPVLPPPSLTVSQSLVPPTQVTPPISTSLPYQSNPSLSAAHTAAQMALVASQQQKIRFPQIANPPFSQSAVLQSAEGKPSLSTVTTVSPPVLTQQQVPSQQQPQVQPPGLPAPNQQPPQAPQPQPTNQQTPPPSQPGMPTVPTPQAGAQQGVANKIVAWSGVLEWQEKPKASSMDSNTKLTRSLPCQVQVSQGENLNTDQWPQKLIMQLIPQQLLTTLGPLFRNSRMVQFLFTNKDVESLKGLYRIMANGFAGCVHFPHSAPCEVRVLMLLYSSRKRIFMGLIPNDQSGFVNGIRQVITNHKQVQQHRSMSNAAQMQPGQVQPNQNFLNRPPGPITHGNVQQQMRAVATGNQQPPVTGALPNQVAQGQAQAPGGMLRLPNPGANPQLRSLLLSQQQPQGGLQGMHPIQQMGHPAPGGGAQMQAQWRQPHQGPMMMSNGPRGPVSQNSGMPLVSGVMEDEILMDLI; encoded by the exons ATGGTGACCCATATGGACCCCACGTCTAAGTCTGGATTAAATCAGGTGTCAGATGTGGTTTTTGTCATAGAGGGAACTGCAAATCTTGGTCCATATTTTGAATCGCTTCGAAATAATTACATACTACCAACAATAGA GTATTTTAATGGAGGACCACCCGCTGAAACAGATTTTGGAGGAGAT TATGGTGGTACACAGTATGGACTGGTGGTCTTCAGCACAGTGGATTGTGCCCCAGAGTCTTACGTTCAGTGCCACGCTCCAACCAGCTCTGCTTTTGAGTTTGTCTCCTGGATTGACAGCATACA GTTCATGGGAGGCGGAGCAGAAAGCTGCAGTCTCATAGCCGAGGGCCTTTCCGTGGCCCTTCAGCTTTTTGATGACTTTAAAAAGATGAGGGAGCAAAT CGGTCAGACTCGCAAGGTTTGTGTATTGCTGTGTAATTCTCCTCCCTACTTACTACCGGCTGTGGAGAGCGTCAGCTACACAGGCTGCACTGCAGACAGCCTGGTCCAGATCATACGTGAT CGGGGGATCCATTTCTCTGTAATTGCCCCACGGAAACTTCCAGCGCTACGATCTCTTTTTGAACGAGCCTCCTCGATAACAGGGCCACCAGAATCAGCACATCCGGACTACAGCCAAGATCCCTTTCACATGGTTTTAGTAAGGGGCATTGCACTTCCTG TTGGTCCTGGAGGAGGTTCTGGAACAGTTTCCCTTAAACCTGTCCTGCCACCCCCATCTCTGACTGTGTCTCAGTCTCTGGTACCTCCGACCCAAGTTACACCACCAATAAGCACATCCCTTCCATACCAG AGTAACCCCTCTCTAAGTGCGGCCCATACTGCAGCACAGATGGCTCTTGTTGCCAGTCAGCAGCAGAAGATTCGAT TCCCACAAATAGCAAATCCTCCCTTCAGTCAGTCCGCAGTGCTTCAGTCTGCAGAAGGTAAACCCAGTCTTTCTACAGTAACAACAGTGTCACCACCAGTGTTAACACAGCAACAAGTTCCATCTCAGCAACAACCACAAGTTCAACCCCCGGGCCTGCCCGCACCCAATCAACAGCCACCTCAGGCCCCTCAGCCGCAGCCCACCAATCAGCAGACGCCGCCTCCATCTCAGCCTGGAATG cCTACTGTACCTACACCTCAGGCTGGAGCACAGCAGGGTGTCGCCAACAAAATCGTGGCATGGAGTGGAGTTCTAGAATGGCAAGAG AAGCCCAAGGCTTCGTCCATGGACTCCAATACCAAACTGACACGCTCTCTGCCCTGCCAGGTCCAAGTTAGTCAAGGGGAGAATCT AAACACAGACCAGTGGCCACAGAAACTGATCATGCAGCTCATCCCTCAGCAGCTTTTG ACTACTCTTGGTCCTCTGTTTAGAAACTCACGTATGGTGCAGTTTCTCTTCACCAATAAAGATGTGGAATCATTGAAGGGGCTGTATCGCATTATGGCAAATGGATTT gctgGCTGTGTACACTTCCCCCACAGTGCGCCGTGTGAGGTGCGGGTGCTGATGCTGCTCTACTCGTCTAGGAAAAGGATCTTCATGGGTCTGATTCCAAATGACCAGAGCGGATTTGTTAACGGCATTCGGCAGGTCATCACCAACCACAAACAAGTGCAGCAGCACCGCTCC ATGAGCAACGCAGCTCAGATGCAACCCGGACAGGTCCAACCCAATCAGAACTTCCTCAACAGACCGCCCGGTCCCATCACGCACGGCAACGTGCAACAGCAG ATGAGAGCAGTCGCCACGGGCAATCAGCAGCCACCCGTCACTGGTGCTCTTCCCAATCAAGTAGCACAAGGTCAAGCCCAGGCTCCCGGCGGCATGCTCCGCCTCCCAAACCCAGGAGCCAATCCCCAACTCCGTAGCCTCCTACTAAGCCAACAGCAGCCT CAGGGTGGGCTGCAGGGCATGCACCCCATCCAGCAGATGGGTCATCCAGCACCAGGAGGGGGTGCTCAGATGCAGGCCCAGTGGAGGCAGCCTCACCAAG GTCCAATGATGATGTCTAATGGTCCTCGGGGTCCAGTCTCACAAAACTCTGGGATGCCCCTGGTGTCCGGCGTCATGGAGGATGAAATTCTCATGGACCTTATTTAA
- the med25 gene encoding mediator of RNA polymerase II transcription subunit 25 isoform X2, producing MVTHMDPTSKSGLNQVSDVVFVIEGTANLGPYFESLRNNYILPTIEYFNGGPPAETDFGGDYGGTQYGLVVFSTVDCAPESYVQCHAPTSSAFEFVSWIDSIQFMGGGAESCSLIAEGLSVALQLFDDFKKMREQIGQTRKVCVLLCNSPPYLLPAVESVSYTGCTADSLVQIIRDRGIHFSVIAPRKLPALRSLFERASSITGPPESAHPDYSQDPFHMVLVRGIALPVGPGGGSGTVSLKPVLPPPSLTVSQSLVPPTQVTPPISTSLPYQSNPSLSAAHTAAQMALVASQQQKIRFPQIANPPFSQSAVLQSAEGKPSLSTVTTVSPPVLTQQQVPSQQQPQVQPPGLPAPNQQPPQAPQPQPTNQQTPPPSQPGMPTVPTPQAGAQQGVANKIVAWSGVLEWQEPKASSMDSNTKLTRSLPCQVQVSQGENLNTDQWPQKLIMQLIPQQLLTTLGPLFRNSRMVQFLFTNKDVESLKGLYRIMANGFAGCVHFPHSAPCEVRVLMLLYSSRKRIFMGLIPNDQSGFVNGIRQVITNHKQVQQHRSMSNAAQMQPGQVQPNQNFLNRPPGPITHGNVQQQSVVVGLPSVSQVTLMEDQQRQNNMMRAVATGNQQPPVTGALPNQVAQGQAQAPGGMLRLPNPGANPQLRSLLLSQQQPQGGLQGMHPIQQMGHPAPGGGAQMQAQWRQPHQGPMMMSNGPRGPVSQNSGMPLVSGVMEDEILMDLI from the exons ATGGTGACCCATATGGACCCCACGTCTAAGTCTGGATTAAATCAGGTGTCAGATGTGGTTTTTGTCATAGAGGGAACTGCAAATCTTGGTCCATATTTTGAATCGCTTCGAAATAATTACATACTACCAACAATAGA GTATTTTAATGGAGGACCACCCGCTGAAACAGATTTTGGAGGAGAT TATGGTGGTACACAGTATGGACTGGTGGTCTTCAGCACAGTGGATTGTGCCCCAGAGTCTTACGTTCAGTGCCACGCTCCAACCAGCTCTGCTTTTGAGTTTGTCTCCTGGATTGACAGCATACA GTTCATGGGAGGCGGAGCAGAAAGCTGCAGTCTCATAGCCGAGGGCCTTTCCGTGGCCCTTCAGCTTTTTGATGACTTTAAAAAGATGAGGGAGCAAAT CGGTCAGACTCGCAAGGTTTGTGTATTGCTGTGTAATTCTCCTCCCTACTTACTACCGGCTGTGGAGAGCGTCAGCTACACAGGCTGCACTGCAGACAGCCTGGTCCAGATCATACGTGAT CGGGGGATCCATTTCTCTGTAATTGCCCCACGGAAACTTCCAGCGCTACGATCTCTTTTTGAACGAGCCTCCTCGATAACAGGGCCACCAGAATCAGCACATCCGGACTACAGCCAAGATCCCTTTCACATGGTTTTAGTAAGGGGCATTGCACTTCCTG TTGGTCCTGGAGGAGGTTCTGGAACAGTTTCCCTTAAACCTGTCCTGCCACCCCCATCTCTGACTGTGTCTCAGTCTCTGGTACCTCCGACCCAAGTTACACCACCAATAAGCACATCCCTTCCATACCAG AGTAACCCCTCTCTAAGTGCGGCCCATACTGCAGCACAGATGGCTCTTGTTGCCAGTCAGCAGCAGAAGATTCGAT TCCCACAAATAGCAAATCCTCCCTTCAGTCAGTCCGCAGTGCTTCAGTCTGCAGAAGGTAAACCCAGTCTTTCTACAGTAACAACAGTGTCACCACCAGTGTTAACACAGCAACAAGTTCCATCTCAGCAACAACCACAAGTTCAACCCCCGGGCCTGCCCGCACCCAATCAACAGCCACCTCAGGCCCCTCAGCCGCAGCCCACCAATCAGCAGACGCCGCCTCCATCTCAGCCTGGAATG cCTACTGTACCTACACCTCAGGCTGGAGCACAGCAGGGTGTCGCCAACAAAATCGTGGCATGGAGTGGAGTTCTAGAATGGCAAGAG CCCAAGGCTTCGTCCATGGACTCCAATACCAAACTGACACGCTCTCTGCCCTGCCAGGTCCAAGTTAGTCAAGGGGAGAATCT AAACACAGACCAGTGGCCACAGAAACTGATCATGCAGCTCATCCCTCAGCAGCTTTTG ACTACTCTTGGTCCTCTGTTTAGAAACTCACGTATGGTGCAGTTTCTCTTCACCAATAAAGATGTGGAATCATTGAAGGGGCTGTATCGCATTATGGCAAATGGATTT gctgGCTGTGTACACTTCCCCCACAGTGCGCCGTGTGAGGTGCGGGTGCTGATGCTGCTCTACTCGTCTAGGAAAAGGATCTTCATGGGTCTGATTCCAAATGACCAGAGCGGATTTGTTAACGGCATTCGGCAGGTCATCACCAACCACAAACAAGTGCAGCAGCACCGCTCC ATGAGCAACGCAGCTCAGATGCAACCCGGACAGGTCCAACCCAATCAGAACTTCCTCAACAGACCGCCCGGTCCCATCACGCACGGCAACGTGCAACAGCAG TCTGTGGTGGTGGGCTTACCCTCCGTCAGTCAAGTCACACTGATGGAGGACCAACAGAGACAAAACAACATG ATGAGAGCAGTCGCCACGGGCAATCAGCAGCCACCCGTCACTGGTGCTCTTCCCAATCAAGTAGCACAAGGTCAAGCCCAGGCTCCCGGCGGCATGCTCCGCCTCCCAAACCCAGGAGCCAATCCCCAACTCCGTAGCCTCCTACTAAGCCAACAGCAGCCT CAGGGTGGGCTGCAGGGCATGCACCCCATCCAGCAGATGGGTCATCCAGCACCAGGAGGGGGTGCTCAGATGCAGGCCCAGTGGAGGCAGCCTCACCAAG GTCCAATGATGATGTCTAATGGTCCTCGGGGTCCAGTCTCACAAAACTCTGGGATGCCCCTGGTGTCCGGCGTCATGGAGGATGAAATTCTCATGGACCTTATTTAA
- the med25 gene encoding mediator of RNA polymerase II transcription subunit 25 isoform X1 has product MVTHMDPTSKSGLNQVSDVVFVIEGTANLGPYFESLRNNYILPTIEYFNGGPPAETDFGGDYGGTQYGLVVFSTVDCAPESYVQCHAPTSSAFEFVSWIDSIQFMGGGAESCSLIAEGLSVALQLFDDFKKMREQIGQTRKVCVLLCNSPPYLLPAVESVSYTGCTADSLVQIIRDRGIHFSVIAPRKLPALRSLFERASSITGPPESAHPDYSQDPFHMVLVRGIALPVGPGGGSGTVSLKPVLPPPSLTVSQSLVPPTQVTPPISTSLPYQSNPSLSAAHTAAQMALVASQQQKIRFPQIANPPFSQSAVLQSAEGKPSLSTVTTVSPPVLTQQQVPSQQQPQVQPPGLPAPNQQPPQAPQPQPTNQQTPPPSQPGMPTVPTPQAGAQQGVANKIVAWSGVLEWQEKPKASSMDSNTKLTRSLPCQVQVSQGENLNTDQWPQKLIMQLIPQQLLTTLGPLFRNSRMVQFLFTNKDVESLKGLYRIMANGFAGCVHFPHSAPCEVRVLMLLYSSRKRIFMGLIPNDQSGFVNGIRQVITNHKQVQQHRSMSNAAQMQPGQVQPNQNFLNRPPGPITHGNVQQQSVVVGLPSVSQVTLMEDQQRQNNMMRAVATGNQQPPVTGALPNQVAQGQAQAPGGMLRLPNPGANPQLRSLLLSQQQPQGGLQGMHPIQQMGHPAPGGGAQMQAQWRQPHQGPMMMSNGPRGPVSQNSGMPLVSGVMEDEILMDLI; this is encoded by the exons ATGGTGACCCATATGGACCCCACGTCTAAGTCTGGATTAAATCAGGTGTCAGATGTGGTTTTTGTCATAGAGGGAACTGCAAATCTTGGTCCATATTTTGAATCGCTTCGAAATAATTACATACTACCAACAATAGA GTATTTTAATGGAGGACCACCCGCTGAAACAGATTTTGGAGGAGAT TATGGTGGTACACAGTATGGACTGGTGGTCTTCAGCACAGTGGATTGTGCCCCAGAGTCTTACGTTCAGTGCCACGCTCCAACCAGCTCTGCTTTTGAGTTTGTCTCCTGGATTGACAGCATACA GTTCATGGGAGGCGGAGCAGAAAGCTGCAGTCTCATAGCCGAGGGCCTTTCCGTGGCCCTTCAGCTTTTTGATGACTTTAAAAAGATGAGGGAGCAAAT CGGTCAGACTCGCAAGGTTTGTGTATTGCTGTGTAATTCTCCTCCCTACTTACTACCGGCTGTGGAGAGCGTCAGCTACACAGGCTGCACTGCAGACAGCCTGGTCCAGATCATACGTGAT CGGGGGATCCATTTCTCTGTAATTGCCCCACGGAAACTTCCAGCGCTACGATCTCTTTTTGAACGAGCCTCCTCGATAACAGGGCCACCAGAATCAGCACATCCGGACTACAGCCAAGATCCCTTTCACATGGTTTTAGTAAGGGGCATTGCACTTCCTG TTGGTCCTGGAGGAGGTTCTGGAACAGTTTCCCTTAAACCTGTCCTGCCACCCCCATCTCTGACTGTGTCTCAGTCTCTGGTACCTCCGACCCAAGTTACACCACCAATAAGCACATCCCTTCCATACCAG AGTAACCCCTCTCTAAGTGCGGCCCATACTGCAGCACAGATGGCTCTTGTTGCCAGTCAGCAGCAGAAGATTCGAT TCCCACAAATAGCAAATCCTCCCTTCAGTCAGTCCGCAGTGCTTCAGTCTGCAGAAGGTAAACCCAGTCTTTCTACAGTAACAACAGTGTCACCACCAGTGTTAACACAGCAACAAGTTCCATCTCAGCAACAACCACAAGTTCAACCCCCGGGCCTGCCCGCACCCAATCAACAGCCACCTCAGGCCCCTCAGCCGCAGCCCACCAATCAGCAGACGCCGCCTCCATCTCAGCCTGGAATG cCTACTGTACCTACACCTCAGGCTGGAGCACAGCAGGGTGTCGCCAACAAAATCGTGGCATGGAGTGGAGTTCTAGAATGGCAAGAG AAGCCCAAGGCTTCGTCCATGGACTCCAATACCAAACTGACACGCTCTCTGCCCTGCCAGGTCCAAGTTAGTCAAGGGGAGAATCT AAACACAGACCAGTGGCCACAGAAACTGATCATGCAGCTCATCCCTCAGCAGCTTTTG ACTACTCTTGGTCCTCTGTTTAGAAACTCACGTATGGTGCAGTTTCTCTTCACCAATAAAGATGTGGAATCATTGAAGGGGCTGTATCGCATTATGGCAAATGGATTT gctgGCTGTGTACACTTCCCCCACAGTGCGCCGTGTGAGGTGCGGGTGCTGATGCTGCTCTACTCGTCTAGGAAAAGGATCTTCATGGGTCTGATTCCAAATGACCAGAGCGGATTTGTTAACGGCATTCGGCAGGTCATCACCAACCACAAACAAGTGCAGCAGCACCGCTCC ATGAGCAACGCAGCTCAGATGCAACCCGGACAGGTCCAACCCAATCAGAACTTCCTCAACAGACCGCCCGGTCCCATCACGCACGGCAACGTGCAACAGCAG TCTGTGGTGGTGGGCTTACCCTCCGTCAGTCAAGTCACACTGATGGAGGACCAACAGAGACAAAACAACATG ATGAGAGCAGTCGCCACGGGCAATCAGCAGCCACCCGTCACTGGTGCTCTTCCCAATCAAGTAGCACAAGGTCAAGCCCAGGCTCCCGGCGGCATGCTCCGCCTCCCAAACCCAGGAGCCAATCCCCAACTCCGTAGCCTCCTACTAAGCCAACAGCAGCCT CAGGGTGGGCTGCAGGGCATGCACCCCATCCAGCAGATGGGTCATCCAGCACCAGGAGGGGGTGCTCAGATGCAGGCCCAGTGGAGGCAGCCTCACCAAG GTCCAATGATGATGTCTAATGGTCCTCGGGGTCCAGTCTCACAAAACTCTGGGATGCCCCTGGTGTCCGGCGTCATGGAGGATGAAATTCTCATGGACCTTATTTAA